Proteins found in one candidate division KSB1 bacterium genomic segment:
- a CDS encoding DNA photolyase, which produces MAFQPYLPTKVAIERRIVHHETTQRILSRLNKVPQELFDDLSEFIGSQGSAIDSMANHNTLILAYQKSRFLKPCPGTRNYICCGYQILNLVNNCELNCSYCILQGYLQHPYIIVYVNIEDLLTELTKKLGEHPDRLYRIGTGELADSLSTDHLTSYSSILVPFFAAWPNAIIELKTKTTLIDNFVELQHNGRTIVAWSLNTPKVIFEQEPHAPTLEQRLQAAERCMNHGFKLAFHFDPMIYYDGWDADYHGVIQQLFSCIDPKQIIWISLGALRYPASLQNIIQHHHPSSKIIYGELFPGKDGKLRYFKPLRIEMFRRMRQWITDFAPSVFTYLCMESSEVWEKSLGWTPKTSAGLKKRMDQLILY; this is translated from the coding sequence ATGGCTTTTCAACCGTATCTACCCACAAAAGTCGCCATTGAGCGACGAATAGTTCATCATGAGACCACTCAACGGATCTTGTCGCGACTGAACAAGGTCCCTCAAGAACTCTTTGATGATCTCTCAGAATTCATCGGCTCTCAGGGCTCTGCTATTGATTCGATGGCAAATCATAATACGCTTATCTTGGCATATCAAAAGAGCCGATTTCTAAAACCTTGTCCTGGAACGAGAAATTACATCTGCTGTGGCTATCAAATCCTTAACTTAGTCAACAATTGTGAGCTTAATTGCAGCTATTGCATTCTGCAAGGATATCTTCAACATCCTTACATCATCGTTTATGTTAATATCGAGGACTTATTAACGGAATTGACAAAAAAATTAGGAGAGCACCCCGATCGATTATACCGCATTGGCACTGGGGAATTAGCAGACAGTCTCAGCACCGACCATCTGACCAGTTATAGTTCGATTTTAGTGCCTTTTTTTGCTGCCTGGCCTAATGCAATCATTGAGTTAAAGACAAAGACCACTTTGATAGATAATTTTGTTGAGTTGCAACACAACGGTCGAACCATAGTCGCTTGGTCTTTGAATACCCCGAAGGTCATATTCGAACAAGAGCCCCACGCGCCAACGTTGGAACAGAGGCTACAAGCTGCGGAACGATGTATGAACCATGGGTTCAAACTAGCGTTTCACTTTGACCCGATGATCTATTATGATGGCTGGGATGCGGATTATCACGGTGTGATCCAACAATTGTTTTCGTGCATCGATCCGAAACAGATTATCTGGATCAGCCTCGGGGCGCTTCGCTATCCAGCGTCATTGCAAAATATTATTCAACATCATCATCCTTCCAGCAAAATTATCTACGGCGAGCTTTTCCCTGGCAAAGATGGCAAGCTCCGCTATTTCAAGCCATTGAGGATCGAAATGTTCCGTCGCATGCGCCAGTGGATCACCGATTTTGCGCCATCGGTTTTTACCTATCTTTGCATGGAAAGTTCTGAGGTCTGGGAGAAATCGTTGGGATGGACGCCGAAAACAAGCGCTGGTCTGAAAAAACGGATGGATCAATTGATCCTCTACTAA
- a CDS encoding OmpA family protein, with the protein MRSRLLLWLIAAIILLWVNNDYGQNFRPRYGVELTGAAIKMVGGAIDRSTIDQWAGIRFNYVFDPQFALCLIGAYGWVYPRDPNGSQFKAVGNYKTELLPLNLHFRYTAQLSGPLLPFVELGGGMVLWDIRQLTGNVSTFTRGKSINGSKRHASLIVGIGLEGILGHDFSIRFSCNYHRLLKGQEDTIGYGDDANNGILAGQLGLVYYFGGFKDRDHDGIEDKNDLDPDHPEDFDGFQDRDGAPESDNDNDGIPDIRDKAPSKPEDFDGFQDEDGAPDPDNDGDGVLDVSDKCPNQPEDLDGFEDFDGCPELDNDGDLIQDSLDQCPNWPEDYNGYLDEDGCPDEKPEPIQEPKSTISTAPIILKGVNFESGSAQLTPESYKTLEDVLKTLIENPAMVIEIRGHTDNSGSFASNMRLSEQRALAVKNYLVARGIATSRIRAVGYGPKQPIASNATAQGRAANRRIEFIRIDQPYP; encoded by the coding sequence ATGAGATCAAGACTGCTTTTGTGGTTAATTGCGGCGATAATACTGCTTTGGGTCAACAACGATTATGGACAAAATTTTCGTCCTCGCTATGGCGTGGAACTGACCGGGGCGGCGATCAAAATGGTTGGCGGAGCAATTGATCGGTCAACTATTGATCAATGGGCTGGAATACGATTCAATTATGTCTTTGATCCTCAATTTGCACTGTGTCTGATTGGAGCATATGGGTGGGTATACCCGCGTGATCCGAACGGATCACAGTTCAAAGCTGTAGGCAATTATAAAACTGAGTTGCTTCCGCTGAACCTTCATTTTCGTTACACCGCCCAGCTATCAGGACCCCTTTTACCATTCGTTGAATTAGGGGGAGGAATGGTGCTTTGGGATATCAGGCAATTGACAGGAAATGTTTCAACATTCACACGGGGGAAAAGCATAAACGGGTCGAAACGCCATGCCAGCTTGATTGTAGGCATTGGCCTCGAGGGTATTCTTGGGCATGACTTCAGCATTAGATTCAGTTGTAATTATCATCGCTTGCTAAAGGGCCAAGAAGATACCATAGGTTACGGAGATGATGCCAATAATGGCATTCTTGCTGGTCAACTCGGTTTGGTTTATTATTTCGGTGGTTTCAAAGATCGCGATCATGACGGGATAGAGGATAAAAACGATCTTGATCCAGACCATCCTGAAGATTTCGATGGCTTTCAAGATAGGGATGGAGCACCTGAATCAGATAATGACAACGATGGGATTCCTGATATTCGGGATAAAGCTCCAAGTAAGCCAGAAGATTTTGACGGGTTCCAGGATGAAGACGGTGCGCCTGACCCGGATAACGATGGCGATGGGGTTTTGGATGTTTCGGACAAATGTCCCAATCAACCAGAGGACCTCGACGGTTTTGAAGATTTTGATGGCTGTCCTGAGCTTGACAATGATGGCGATTTGATTCAGGATAGCTTGGATCAGTGTCCCAATTGGCCTGAGGATTATAATGGATATTTGGATGAAGATGGTTGTCCTGACGAAAAGCCTGAGCCAATTCAGGAACCGAAATCAACTATTTCCACTGCGCCGATAATCTTAAAAGGTGTGAACTTTGAGTCTGGAAGCGCGCAATTGACACCCGAGTCCTACAAAACGCTCGAAGATGTACTAAAGACACTGATTGAAAATCCTGCGATGGTCATTGAAATCAGGGGGCACACGGATAATTCGGGTAGTTTTGCATCGAACATGCGGTTATCGGAACAGCGGGCACTGGCAGTGAAAAATTACCTGGTGGCGCGTGGCATTGCAACCAGTCGCATTCGGGCAGTCGGTTACGGGCCAAAACAACCGATCGCCAGCAATGCCACAGCCCAGGGTCGAGCTGCGAACCGAAGGATCGAGTTCATCCGAATCGACCAACCGTATCCTTAA
- a CDS encoding 2,3-bisphosphoglycerate-independent phosphoglycerate mutase, giving the protein MNNFVDQLVVENTTKIILLVLDGVGGLPMSDKGGTELQVANKPNLDRLAAESECGLLDPILPGITPGSGPAHFGLFGYDPIEANIGRGVLEAAGVNLPLTDRDVAIRINFATSDANGNIIDRRAGRLDTESNQRVCQKIRDQVSLAPDAEFIIATVKEHRAALIFRGDGLGGDLIDTDPQKIGVPPLEPRALNPESEKTALLTKRFLEQAHRAIADEPKANTILLRGFAKHRPYKSMLERFKLRCLAIANYPMYRGVAFLLNMDLHPVVADVKAQFEAVVANYDKYDFFFVHVKATDARGEDGNFDEKVKVIEQVDALLPILTALKPDVMVVTADHSTPALMKAHSWHPVPVLLHSAYCRRDSVTKFDEFSCIHGALGRQPSMNLMPLMLANAMRLTKFGA; this is encoded by the coding sequence ATGAACAATTTTGTAGATCAATTAGTGGTTGAGAATACGACAAAAATCATTTTGCTGGTGCTCGATGGCGTCGGAGGTTTGCCGATGTCTGACAAAGGCGGCACGGAATTACAGGTCGCAAATAAGCCGAACCTGGATCGACTCGCCGCAGAATCCGAATGCGGATTATTGGACCCGATTCTGCCAGGAATTACGCCGGGGAGCGGTCCAGCTCACTTCGGCCTGTTTGGGTATGACCCAATTGAAGCCAACATTGGCCGTGGTGTGCTGGAAGCGGCTGGGGTGAATCTGCCGCTCACCGATCGCGATGTAGCGATCCGCATCAACTTCGCTACATCTGATGCCAATGGCAATATCATCGATCGACGGGCAGGCAGGCTGGACACCGAAAGCAACCAGCGCGTTTGTCAGAAGATCCGCGACCAAGTATCGCTGGCGCCAGATGCAGAATTTATTATCGCCACCGTTAAGGAACATCGGGCGGCGCTCATTTTCCGCGGCGATGGTCTTGGCGGCGACCTCATTGACACGGATCCCCAAAAAATTGGCGTCCCGCCACTGGAACCCCGAGCCTTGAATCCCGAAAGTGAAAAAACGGCTTTGCTGACAAAGCGATTTCTGGAGCAAGCCCATCGCGCGATTGCAGATGAACCAAAAGCAAACACGATTTTGCTGCGTGGCTTTGCTAAACATCGTCCCTATAAATCGATGCTGGAACGGTTTAAGCTTCGATGCTTAGCAATCGCCAATTATCCCATGTATCGTGGTGTAGCATTTCTATTGAATATGGATCTGCACCCAGTGGTCGCAGATGTGAAAGCACAATTTGAAGCAGTGGTTGCCAATTATGATAAATACGATTTCTTTTTTGTCCATGTCAAAGCCACCGATGCCCGTGGCGAGGATGGCAACTTCGATGAAAAAGTCAAAGTGATCGAACAGGTCGATGCGCTCTTGCCCATTTTAACCGCCTTAAAACCAGACGTTATGGTAGTCACTGCTGACCACTCTACCCCGGCGTTGATGAAAGCTCATAGCTGGCATCCCGTGCCGGTACTGTTGCATTCGGCCTATTGTCGGCGCGATTCCGTCACTAAATTTGACGAGTTCTCTT